Proteins co-encoded in one Xiphophorus hellerii strain 12219 chromosome 10, Xiphophorus_hellerii-4.1, whole genome shotgun sequence genomic window:
- the LOC116727478 gene encoding interferon a3 yields MLNRIFFACVFLGLFCSGSALSCRWMEHKFRQYSGNSLNLLDMMANNITNSTEDEENTVAFPDHLYSQASKASAEGKLSFAVHILQEVSVLFEEDQSSSSWQEVTVENFLNVVNKQADELHSCIKGHSHMKKRNTKLHLYFKRLSNEILAKMGHSADAWELIRREVKDCLIKADHLVSSLLPSN; encoded by the exons ATGCTGAACAGGATTTTCTTCGCTTGTGTGTTTCTCGGTCTGTTCTGCTCAGGCTCCGCGCTGAGCTGCAGGTGGATGGAGCATAAATTCAGACAGTACAGCGGAAACTCTTTGAATCTGCTGGATATGATG gcGAATAACATTACTAACAGCACTGAGGATGAAGAGAACACTGTGGCCTTCCCTGATCATCTGTACAGCCAGGCATCCAAAGCATCA GCTGAAGGTAAACTTTCCTTCGCAGTCCACATCCTGCAGGAGGTTTCTGTCCTGTTTGAGGAAGATCAAAGCTCTTCATCATGGCAGGAGGTCACAGTGGAGAACTTTCTCAATGTTGTCAACAAACAGGCTGATGAACTTCACTCCTGT ATTAAAGGCCATAGCCACATGAAGAAGAGGAACACCAAGCTGCACCTGTATTTCAAGAGATTATCCAATGAAATCCTGGCGAAAATG GGCCACAGTGCTGACGCCTGGGAGCTGATCAGGAGGGAAGTCAAAGACTGTCTAATTAAAGCAGACCACCTGGTTTCCTCTCTGCTCCCCTCCAACTAA